A window from Aquabacterium sp. NJ1 encodes these proteins:
- a CDS encoding ShlB/FhaC/HecB family hemolysin secretion/activation protein, with protein sequence MSRAAVSLVPLALLAALMPLGSAQAQVASAAPAPRAGDILRDVPTEPSAMPALPNVAPLDAAAPVDKAPAVSFVLRRFEVHGATAFTPQQLSQLADPYVGKTLGEADLSALIGALRKRYEDAGLGLASIGFPTQDVSQGVLKVEVVEPRLARIQVPLGPDAPLSEARVRGLLNTFCLGSGRLLNTQSLERVMFALNDSPGVQAKATLSPSGDEGAYNLAIQVTPRRSWDASLAVDNQGVTYAGRWRVTGLLRFNNPLKIGDNIDLQTIQSSGGGVKVGRIAYELPVGYTPARLSVAYAQVNYALRGEFAYLNPYGEADVAEVNLSYPLVRARNRTVMARLGYDEKYMRDHLTLDPLGDQVYSKHVRSAVAGLNMESRDGFMGGGFNGASAQFHWGRLRLNSVEDQQNDADLGDLGHAGAFGKVELQYSRLQALARKVSLYASVSQQLASRNLDPAEKMSLGGPRGVRAYPGSEGASDEATLFTSELRYWLNPNWTVFALYDWAKGRRERDTTPVNFSSNDIQLRGSGLGVALTYPDIATIKATVAWRGTRPVETEPGNDKVRVFVQAQHAF encoded by the coding sequence ATGTCACGTGCAGCCGTATCTCTTGTCCCGCTGGCCCTGCTGGCCGCGCTGATGCCCCTGGGTAGCGCGCAGGCCCAGGTGGCTTCGGCCGCCCCGGCACCCCGCGCAGGCGACATCCTGCGTGATGTGCCCACCGAGCCCAGCGCCATGCCGGCCCTGCCCAATGTGGCCCCGCTGGACGCCGCCGCACCGGTCGACAAGGCGCCTGCGGTCAGCTTCGTGCTGCGCCGCTTCGAAGTCCATGGCGCCACGGCCTTCACGCCGCAGCAGTTGTCGCAGCTGGCCGATCCTTATGTGGGCAAGACCCTGGGCGAGGCCGATCTGTCTGCCTTGATCGGGGCCCTGCGCAAACGTTATGAAGACGCCGGCCTGGGTCTGGCCTCCATCGGTTTCCCCACGCAGGACGTCAGCCAGGGCGTGCTCAAGGTCGAGGTGGTCGAGCCCAGGCTGGCCCGCATCCAGGTGCCGCTGGGCCCCGATGCGCCGCTGAGCGAAGCGCGTGTGCGTGGCCTGCTCAACACCTTCTGCCTGGGCTCGGGCCGTCTGCTCAACACCCAGTCGCTGGAGCGCGTCATGTTCGCGCTCAACGACAGCCCCGGCGTGCAGGCCAAGGCCACCTTGTCGCCCTCGGGTGACGAAGGCGCCTACAACCTGGCCATCCAGGTGACGCCGCGCCGCAGCTGGGATGCCTCCCTGGCCGTGGACAACCAGGGCGTGACCTACGCCGGTCGCTGGCGTGTCACGGGCCTGCTGCGCTTCAACAACCCCTTGAAGATCGGCGACAACATCGACCTGCAGACGATCCAGAGCTCGGGTGGGGGTGTCAAGGTCGGGCGCATCGCGTATGAGCTGCCCGTGGGCTACACGCCCGCGCGTCTGTCGGTGGCGTATGCGCAGGTCAACTACGCGCTGCGCGGCGAGTTCGCGTACCTGAACCCTTATGGCGAGGCCGATGTGGCCGAGGTCAACCTCAGCTACCCCCTGGTGCGTGCGCGTAACCGCACCGTGATGGCCCGCCTGGGCTATGACGAAAAGTACATGCGCGATCACCTCACATTGGACCCACTGGGCGATCAGGTGTACAGCAAGCATGTGCGCAGCGCCGTGGCCGGCTTGAACATGGAGTCCCGTGACGGCTTCATGGGCGGTGGCTTCAACGGTGCTTCGGCCCAGTTCCACTGGGGCCGTCTGCGCCTGAACTCCGTAGAAGACCAGCAGAACGACGCAGACCTGGGTGACCTGGGCCATGCCGGCGCCTTTGGCAAGGTCGAGCTGCAGTACTCGCGCCTGCAGGCCCTGGCCCGCAAGGTGTCGCTGTATGCCAGCGTGAGCCAGCAACTCGCTTCGCGCAACCTGGACCCGGCCGAGAAGATGTCCCTGGGTGGGCCGCGTGGCGTGCGCGCCTATCCGGGCTCGGAAGGCGCGTCTGACGAAGCCACCTTGTTCACCAGCGAATTGCGTTACTGGCTGAATCCCAACTGGACGGTGTTCGCCTTGTATGACTGGGCCAAGGGCCGCCGCGAACGCGACACCACACCGGTCAACTTCAGCAGCAACGATATCCAGCTGCGTGGTTCGGGCCTGGGTGTCGCGCTCACTTATCCCGACATCGCCACCATCAAGGCCACCGTGGCCTGGCGCGGCACGCGCCCCGTTGAAACCGAGCCGGGCAACGACAAGGTTCGTGTGTTCGTGCAAGCCCAGCACGCCTTCTGA
- a CDS encoding CHAT domain-containing protein gives MPRRTLFESARRPAGLLSTLMLAVMTLAGGVASAQPGTDAEGRQTALALQRVREATQPRTLVNEGQALLDRDVIKLDGYAYCGQATSLAEQGEFRQSIRAASKALFLGERDKKPELQALAHRDLAMAYLYAGKIDEAEQYARSALLFPGASPEQVLAPAHKILGDVAASRGNQAQAITEYHDALKTASERYRPQVLVSLANALNASGQPKPALQQLDAIGPEARTALGSFYLRSRAAALLADDQPEAALAVYDQIATGDQTADSEYQRLWALVGVGRVQLKRGDKPQALAAFLKATTLANGLRAKFRSEEFRTGLFGDMQAVYDQALALAVEQKDFVTAWNLSEDSRSRQLLDSVRGRANDALGGRLSLSQLQGLLRPDEGVLEFHAVGDQLVVWMIRANSFEGHVLALPQATLAREVDDFRRSIIERKRDVEAQGQLLYKQLMGGVKLGEGPNATTRLFVVPHGPLHYLPFQALYDGQGYLIARTAVAVWPSASVGGQLWSRPSKTVSALLAFGNPATQENVPLPGAEREVNEVSALFKQKQVYVQRDATKMTFKLRANQSAVLHVAAHAEVDDVDPLFSKILLANDGQDRGLLEAREVYGLDMHSVSLVTLSACESGLGKVLKGDEIVGFTRSFLSAGASSMVASLWPVADDSTEALMTRMYQSMSEGADLMDAMRTAQVEVQKRSRFAHPFFWAPFNVIGNGRMQLGS, from the coding sequence ATGCCGCGGCGAACACTGTTTGAATCTGCCAGGCGGCCCGCAGGCCTCCTGTCCACCCTGATGCTGGCTGTGATGACACTGGCCGGCGGGGTTGCCAGCGCCCAGCCCGGCACGGACGCCGAAGGCCGCCAGACGGCCCTGGCCCTGCAGCGCGTGCGCGAGGCCACCCAGCCGCGTACCCTCGTCAACGAAGGCCAGGCCCTGCTGGACCGCGATGTCATCAAGCTCGACGGTTATGCCTACTGTGGGCAGGCTACCAGCCTGGCCGAGCAAGGCGAATTCCGCCAGAGCATCCGCGCGGCGAGCAAGGCCCTGTTCCTGGGCGAGCGCGACAAGAAACCTGAGTTGCAGGCCCTGGCCCACCGCGATCTGGCCATGGCCTACCTGTACGCCGGCAAGATCGATGAAGCCGAGCAGTACGCCCGCAGTGCCCTGTTGTTCCCTGGTGCCAGCCCCGAGCAGGTGCTGGCGCCCGCGCACAAGATCCTGGGTGATGTGGCCGCGAGCCGTGGCAACCAGGCTCAGGCCATCACCGAGTACCACGACGCCTTGAAAACGGCCAGCGAGCGCTATCGCCCGCAGGTGCTGGTGTCCCTGGCCAACGCGCTCAACGCATCCGGCCAGCCCAAGCCGGCCTTGCAGCAGCTCGACGCCATCGGCCCAGAGGCCCGCACCGCGCTGGGCAGCTTCTACCTGCGCAGCCGCGCCGCCGCCCTGCTGGCTGACGACCAGCCTGAAGCCGCCCTGGCGGTGTACGACCAGATCGCCACCGGCGACCAGACGGCCGACTCCGAATACCAGCGCCTGTGGGCCCTGGTGGGCGTGGGCCGGGTGCAGCTCAAGCGCGGTGACAAGCCCCAGGCGCTGGCCGCCTTCCTGAAGGCCACCACCCTGGCCAACGGCCTGCGCGCCAAATTCCGCAGCGAGGAGTTCCGCACCGGCCTGTTTGGTGACATGCAGGCCGTCTACGACCAGGCGCTGGCCCTGGCGGTCGAGCAGAAGGACTTCGTCACCGCCTGGAACCTGTCTGAAGACTCGCGCTCGCGCCAGTTGCTGGACTCGGTGCGGGGCCGTGCCAATGACGCCCTGGGCGGCCGCCTGTCGCTGTCTCAGCTGCAAGGCCTGCTGCGCCCCGATGAAGGCGTGCTCGAATTCCATGCCGTGGGCGACCAGCTCGTGGTCTGGATGATCCGGGCCAACAGCTTCGAAGGCCATGTGCTCGCGCTGCCGCAGGCCACCCTGGCCCGCGAGGTGGACGACTTCCGCCGCAGCATCATCGAGCGCAAGCGCGATGTCGAGGCGCAGGGCCAGCTGCTCTACAAGCAGCTGATGGGCGGCGTGAAGCTGGGTGAAGGCCCCAACGCCACCACGCGCCTGTTCGTCGTACCCCACGGGCCGCTGCACTACCTGCCTTTCCAGGCCTTGTATGACGGCCAGGGTTACCTGATCGCCCGCACCGCCGTGGCCGTGTGGCCCTCGGCCTCGGTGGGCGGTCAGCTCTGGTCGCGCCCCAGCAAGACGGTCAGCGCCTTGCTGGCCTTCGGCAACCCCGCCACGCAAGAAAACGTGCCCCTGCCGGGTGCCGAGCGCGAGGTCAACGAGGTGTCTGCGCTGTTCAAGCAAAAGCAGGTCTATGTGCAGCGTGATGCCACCAAGATGACCTTCAAGCTGCGCGCCAACCAGTCGGCCGTGCTGCACGTGGCGGCGCACGCCGAGGTCGACGACGTGGACCCGCTGTTTTCCAAGATCCTGCTGGCCAATGATGGCCAGGACCGCGGCCTGCTCGAAGCGCGCGAGGTCTACGGCCTGGACATGCACAGCGTGAGCCTGGTCACCCTGTCGGCCTGCGAAAGCGGCCTGGGCAAAGTGCTCAAGGGCGACGAGATCGTGGGCTTCACCCGCTCCTTCCTGTCCGCCGGGGCCAGCAGCATGGTCGCCTCGCTGTGGCCGGTGGCCGACGACTCCACCGAAGCGCTGATGACGCGCATGTACCAATCCATGAGCGAAGGCGCCGACCTGATGGACGCCATGCGTACCGCGCAGGTCGAGGTGCAAAAGCGCAGCCGCTTTGCCCATCCCTTCTTCTGGGCCCCCTTCAACGTGATCGGCAATGGCCGCATGCAACTAGGAAGCTGA
- a CDS encoding hybrid sensor histidine kinase/response regulator, whose protein sequence is MTYRIAQDAGQSASELIAESNSQQRNDLLLAQIHALYSTNWFTSAGAIVTAMTFWVAYLAYTGDGRVLIWAALVHLIQAARIFNGWAYQRDERAWQRMPVWRQRFMAGLLASGLVWGSAPLFVLPTHDLATICLMMLVMLGMGSGGIGAIVAYRPAVWAWLLALLLPLPVLLLWYQAPLHNALAIFSLAYLGVNLAFAFGQNDLLVRALKAQFDNAELVAQLRHQMTLAAQADKEKSRFVASASHDLRQPMHALGLFASALEKRLAGTSEAPLVSNLNRCIESLDRSFNAMLDISKLDAGVVEPQLQSFPIRDVFRRLHMHFAGQAEGAGLHLRFKPGGKHVTSDPQLLERILSNLIQNAIKYTRDGGIVVVARNSGPNVNIEVWDTGIGIPEAELPRVFDEFYQLHNPERDRNRGLGMGLAIVKRLALLLDHPLTVASTVGKGTMIRLSVPQTDLNALHGMNLEAETVPSPIGNARTLLFIDDEEAIRDSMALLLREWDYEVLVASNINEACLLAANHPEPIHAVLSDLRLRNGEDGLQAINAIRHVLGYQIPAVLVTGDTSPEQVKRVHDSGHRVLFKPVLPKELFSMLRQLS, encoded by the coding sequence GTGACCTACCGCATTGCCCAGGACGCGGGCCAGAGCGCGTCCGAACTCATCGCCGAGAGCAACAGCCAGCAGCGTAATGACCTGCTGCTGGCGCAGATCCACGCGCTCTACAGCACGAACTGGTTCACCTCGGCGGGCGCCATCGTCACCGCCATGACCTTCTGGGTGGCCTACCTGGCCTACACCGGGGATGGTCGCGTGCTGATCTGGGCGGCCCTGGTTCACCTCATCCAGGCTGCGCGCATTTTCAATGGCTGGGCCTATCAGCGCGACGAGCGCGCCTGGCAGCGCATGCCGGTGTGGCGCCAGCGCTTCATGGCGGGTTTGCTGGCCTCGGGCCTGGTCTGGGGGTCGGCGCCGCTGTTCGTCTTGCCCACACATGACCTGGCCACCATCTGCCTGATGATGCTGGTGATGCTGGGCATGGGCTCGGGCGGCATCGGTGCGATCGTTGCGTATCGCCCGGCGGTGTGGGCCTGGTTGCTGGCCTTGCTGCTGCCCCTGCCGGTGCTGCTGCTGTGGTACCAGGCCCCCTTGCACAACGCCCTGGCCATCTTCTCGCTGGCTTACCTGGGGGTGAACCTGGCTTTTGCCTTCGGGCAGAACGACCTGCTGGTTCGGGCGCTGAAAGCCCAGTTCGACAACGCCGAGCTCGTGGCCCAGCTGCGCCACCAGATGACGCTGGCCGCCCAGGCCGACAAGGAAAAGAGCCGCTTCGTGGCCTCGGCCAGCCATGACCTGCGCCAGCCCATGCACGCGCTGGGCCTGTTTGCCAGCGCGCTGGAAAAGCGCCTGGCCGGCACCTCCGAGGCGCCGCTGGTCAGCAACCTCAACCGCTGCATCGAGTCGCTGGACCGCTCCTTCAACGCCATGCTGGACATCTCCAAGCTGGACGCCGGGGTGGTGGAGCCGCAGCTGCAGTCCTTCCCGATCCGCGATGTGTTCCGCCGCCTGCACATGCACTTCGCCGGCCAGGCCGAGGGCGCCGGCCTGCACCTGCGCTTCAAACCCGGCGGCAAGCACGTCACCAGTGACCCGCAGCTGCTGGAGCGCATCCTCAGCAACCTGATCCAGAACGCCATCAAGTACACCCGCGACGGCGGCATCGTGGTGGTGGCGCGCAACTCGGGCCCCAACGTCAACATCGAGGTCTGGGACACGGGCATCGGCATCCCCGAGGCCGAGCTGCCTCGCGTGTTCGACGAGTTCTACCAGCTGCACAACCCGGAGCGCGACCGCAACCGCGGCCTGGGCATGGGCCTGGCCATCGTCAAGCGCCTGGCCCTGCTGCTCGATCATCCGCTGACCGTGGCCTCCACCGTGGGCAAGGGCACGATGATCCGCCTGTCCGTGCCGCAGACCGACCTGAACGCGCTGCACGGCATGAACCTGGAAGCCGAAACGGTGCCTTCGCCCATTGGCAACGCCCGCACCCTGCTGTTCATCGATGACGAGGAAGCCATCCGCGACTCCATGGCCCTGTTGCTGCGCGAGTGGGACTACGAGGTGCTGGTGGCCAGCAACATCAACGAGGCCTGCCTGCTGGCGGCCAACCACCCCGAGCCCATCCACGCCGTGCTGTCGGACCTGAGGTTGCGCAATGGCGAGGACGGCCTGCAGGCCATCAACGCCATCCGCCATGTGCTGGGCTACCAGATCCCGGCCGTGCTGGTCACGGGCGACACCTCGCCGGAGCAGGTCAAGCGCGTGCACGACAGCGGCCACCGCGTGCTGTTCAAGCCTGTGCTGCCCAAAGAGCTGTTTTCCATGTTGCGGCAGCTGTCATGA
- a CDS encoding response regulator transcription factor has product MGSVQPPPLGTFKVLLVDDHDLVRVGLRTVLNEVEDMQIQWLEADNLHDAMRLYGAEPDVALVLLDLNMADCKGLQGLRQFIEAYPQARVAVMSGTQDEFVIGQAKGLGAVGYLPKAYSPSLTRSSIVGLLTEYSYAAAVAAPAGASAVRFPRAPSASSYDRVAELGPRHLEILELVLSGCSNQEISNSTKLSLGTVKNYVSTILLALDVKSRSHLISLFR; this is encoded by the coding sequence ATGGGATCTGTTCAACCTCCGCCTCTGGGCACGTTCAAAGTCCTTCTGGTGGACGACCACGATCTGGTGCGGGTCGGCCTGCGCACCGTCCTCAACGAGGTCGAGGACATGCAGATCCAATGGCTGGAAGCCGACAACCTGCATGACGCCATGCGGTTGTACGGCGCCGAGCCCGATGTGGCCCTGGTCCTGCTGGACCTGAACATGGCCGACTGCAAGGGCCTGCAGGGGCTGCGCCAGTTCATCGAGGCCTACCCGCAGGCGCGCGTGGCCGTCATGAGCGGCACCCAGGATGAATTCGTGATCGGCCAGGCCAAGGGGCTGGGTGCCGTGGGTTACCTGCCCAAGGCTTACTCCCCCTCGCTGACCCGCTCCAGCATCGTCGGCCTGCTGACCGAATACTCGTATGCGGCAGCCGTGGCGGCCCCGGCTGGCGCCTCGGCCGTGCGTTTTCCCCGCGCGCCCTCGGCATCCAGTTATGACCGTGTGGCCGAACTGGGCCCGCGTCACCTTGAAATCCTCGAGCTGGTGCTGTCGGGCTGTTCCAACCAGGAAATCAGCAACTCCACCAAGCTGTCGCTGGGCACGGTCAAGAACTACGTGTCCACGATCCTGCTGGCGCTGGATGTGAAGTCGCGCTCGCACCTGATCAGCCTCTTCCGCTGA
- a CDS encoding peptide chain release factor 3, whose amino-acid sequence MSTSASSSSPFAPETGRRRTFAIISHPDAGKTTLTEKLLLFSGAIHIAGAVKGRKASRHATSDWMEIEKQRGISVASSVMQMLYREHVVNLLDTPGHKDFSEDTYRVLTAVDSALMVIDAANGVEAQTKRLIEVCRQRDTPIITFVNKMDREGRDPLELLDEVEQELGMPCVPMTWPVGQGKQFGGIVNLRTQSMRLFDAGADKRGDDDEVVPLSERDKLHARFGHDWELAEANMELMAEAAPAFDLELFLAAKQTPVFFGSAVNNFGVQEVLDALVDLAPSPRPRLSTEKDGSHKEILPEMENFSGVVFKVQANMDPSHRDRIAFVRVCSGKYTPGMKLKVQRSAKELRPTSVVTFLSQRREAVDEAYAGDIIGFTTHGGVQLGDTITDGISLQYTGLPFFAPELFQTVELANPMKSKQLQAGLMQLGEEGAIQVFRPEVGGSMLLGAVGQLQFEVVQHRLKAEYSVDIRLMPCRFVGARWITADTPEAMKKFCDENASKLALDAADTLAYMMTSAYDLRLTAERHPQVHFHPLREHAGLSLSTQ is encoded by the coding sequence GTGTCTACCTCTGCATCCTCGTCTTCGCCGTTTGCGCCTGAAACCGGCCGTCGTCGCACGTTCGCCATCATTTCCCACCCTGACGCCGGTAAAACCACGCTGACGGAAAAGCTGCTGCTGTTCTCGGGCGCCATCCACATCGCCGGTGCCGTGAAGGGCCGCAAGGCCTCGCGCCACGCCACGTCGGACTGGATGGAGATCGAAAAGCAGCGCGGGATCTCGGTGGCCTCCTCGGTGATGCAGATGCTGTACCGCGAGCACGTGGTCAACCTGCTGGACACCCCGGGCCACAAGGACTTCTCGGAAGACACCTACCGCGTGCTGACGGCCGTGGACTCGGCCCTGATGGTGATCGACGCGGCCAACGGTGTGGAAGCGCAGACCAAGCGCCTGATCGAGGTGTGCCGCCAGCGCGACACGCCCATCATCACGTTCGTGAACAAGATGGACCGCGAAGGCCGCGACCCGCTCGAATTGCTCGATGAGGTCGAGCAGGAGCTGGGCATGCCCTGCGTGCCTATGACATGGCCGGTGGGCCAGGGCAAGCAGTTTGGCGGCATCGTCAACCTGCGCACCCAGAGCATGCGCCTGTTTGACGCGGGCGCCGACAAACGCGGCGATGACGATGAGGTGGTGCCCCTGAGCGAGCGCGACAAGCTGCACGCCCGCTTTGGCCACGACTGGGAACTGGCCGAAGCCAATATGGAGCTGATGGCCGAAGCCGCCCCTGCGTTTGACCTGGAGCTGTTCCTCGCCGCCAAGCAGACCCCGGTGTTCTTCGGCTCGGCCGTGAACAACTTCGGTGTGCAGGAAGTGCTGGACGCCCTGGTGGACCTGGCCCCCTCGCCCCGCCCGCGCCTGTCAACCGAAAAGGATGGCTCGCACAAAGAGATCCTGCCCGAGATGGAAAACTTCTCGGGTGTGGTGTTCAAGGTGCAGGCCAATATGGACCCCTCACACCGTGACCGCATCGCGTTTGTGCGCGTGTGTTCAGGCAAGTACACCCCGGGCATGAAGCTCAAGGTGCAGCGTTCGGCCAAGGAGCTGCGCCCCACCTCGGTGGTGACCTTCCTGTCGCAGCGCCGTGAAGCGGTGGACGAGGCTTATGCCGGCGACATCATCGGCTTCACCACGCACGGTGGCGTGCAGCTGGGCGACACCATCACCGATGGCATCAGCCTGCAGTACACCGGCCTGCCCTTCTTCGCGCCCGAGCTGTTCCAGACGGTCGAACTGGCCAACCCCATGAAGAGCAAGCAGCTGCAAGCCGGCCTGATGCAACTGGGTGAAGAAGGCGCCATCCAGGTCTTCCGCCCTGAGGTGGGTGGCTCGATGCTGCTGGGTGCCGTCGGCCAGCTGCAGTTCGAAGTGGTGCAGCACCGCCTGAAAGCCGAGTACAGCGTGGACATCCGCCTGATGCCCTGCCGCTTCGTGGGCGCACGCTGGATCACGGCGGACACGCCCGAGGCCATGAAGAAGTTCTGCGACGAAAACGCCAGCAAGCTGGCGCTGGACGCCGCCGACACCCTGGCCTACATGATGACCTCGGCGTATGACCTGCGCCTGACGGCCGAGCGCCACCCGCAGGTGCACTTCCACCCGCTGCGTGAGCATGCGGGTTTGAGCTTGTCGACGCAATAA